In Mytilus edulis chromosome 6, xbMytEdul2.2, whole genome shotgun sequence, the following proteins share a genomic window:
- the LOC139526626 gene encoding 52 kDa repressor of the inhibitor of the protein kinase-like, whose amino-acid sequence MGREVYYNTIIDCLSAIGTERGWDTKAVTESQGLLKRITDATFIVCFQTAMYYYGYLNGLSRKLQGTALDLLQGYSMVDNIKNVLISARGNDAEYDNVYQKAEQMAEIADTELVIPRRCGRQTQRSNVPGDTPQDYFKRAVYLPYIDALIQEYSSRFNSLSQKAVKAMALIPAHLEQTNRDALDDLLEVYIDDLPMASSFQKEYNLWQRQWSSQTDKPTNIKDTLVDSRVCPLLFPNITKVLNLLLLTSVTASSVERANFSLRFVKNSVRSSMSEDRFNALVLLFVHKDIDIDIQAVLDMFARKYPRRMLLLNPLA is encoded by the coding sequence ATGGGTAGAGAAGTTTACTACAATACAATTATTGATTGTCTATCAGCAATCGGTACAGAAAGAGGATGGGATACCAAAGCCGTTACAGAGTCACAGGGACTTCTAAAGCGTATTACAGATGCAACCTTTATTGTATGTTTCCAAACTGCCATGTACTATTACGGTTATTTGAATGGTTTGAGTAGGAAATTGCAAGGCACTGCATTAGACTTACTTCAAGGTTACTCAATGGTAGATAACATTAAGAATGTGTTGATATCGGCAAGAGGAAATGATGCAGAGTATGATAATGTTTATCAAAAAGCTGAACAGATGGCTGAGATAGCAGACACCGAACTTGTTATACCTCGCCGCTGTGGTAGACAGACTCAGCGAAGTAACGTCCCGGGAGATACTCCACAAGATTACTTTAAAAGGGCCGTATATTTACCATATATTGATGCTTTGATCCAAGAGTACAGTAGTCGTTTTAATAGTCTATCTCAGAAGGCAGTTAAAGCGATGGCTTTGATACCGGCTCATTTAGAACAAACCAACAGAGACGCTTTAGACGATCTTTTGGAGGTTTACATTGATGATTTGCCGATGGCTTCAAGCTTTCAAAAAGAGTATAATTTATGGCAAAGGCAATGGTCTTCACAGACGGATAAACCCACTAATATCAAAGACACTCTTGTTGACAGCAGAGTATGCCCATTGTTGTTCCCGAACATTACAAAGGTCTTGAATTTGCTATTGCTTACGTCCGTTACAGCTAGTTCAGTAGAGAGAGCAAACTTTTCACTTCGATTCGTAAAGAATTCCGTCAGAAGTTCTATGAGTGAGGATCGGTTTAATGCCTTAGTTCTGCTGTTTGTCCACAAGGATATTGACATTGACATCCAAGCTGTTCTGGACATGTTTGCTAGGAAATATCCTAGACGAATGTTACTATTAAATCCATTGGCTTAA
- the LOC139526627 gene encoding 52 kDa repressor of the inhibitor of the protein kinase-like codes for MHATTDYHQSSMAKLEAFRTAHLEPSSRIDATLTSENQEIIQRNRQILMSIIKSLVFFGRQGIALRGHRDDDTDKGSSTNKGNFKKLLNFRVDAGDSILEKHLNSCKKNATYTSKTSQNHLLLCLKNYIQNKIVSEVRALDIGPYYGIQCDEVTDSSNWKQLGLVIRYTVHGHPKERLLEFKECETITGVEIASKLIESLSNAGLDTQLCRSQTMDGTGNMSGKYSGCAAKFREHSPKAVYYYCSSHDWNLVLCKSSKVKEIHIMLDALKQLGIFFRYSPKRF; via the coding sequence ATGCACGCTACAACTGACTATCATCAGTCATCGATGGCAAAACTTGAGGCTTTTCGTACTGCACATCTTGAGCCTTCATCAAGAATTGATGCAACACTTACTTCTGAAAATCAAGAAATTATTCAGCGAAACCGTCAGATACTCATGTCTATAATCAAGTCATTGGTATTCTTTGGACGACAAGGTATTGCCCTGCGTGGCCACAGGGATGACGATACTGATAAGGGAAGCAGTACTAACAAgggaaatttcaaaaaattgcTTAATTTCAGAGTGGACGCTGGTGATTCCATTCTAGAGAAACATCTTAACTCTTGTAAGAAAAACGCTACCTACACTTCCAAAACGTCACAAAACCACTTACTATTGTGTTTAAAGAATTACATACAGAACAAAATTGTCAGCGAAGTTAGAGCACTAGATATTGGCCCGTATTACGGAATACAATGTGACGAAGTAACAGACTCTAGTAATTGGAAACAACTGGGTCTTGTCATCCGTTATACTGTTCATGGGCATCCAAAGGAGCGTTTATTAGAGTTTAAAGAATGCGAAACTATTACTGGAGTGGAGATTGCAAGCAAACTTATAGAGTCCCTTAGTAATGCTGGGTTAGATACTCAACTTTGCAGGTCCCAAACCATGGACGGAACAGGTAACATGTCTGGAAAATATAGTGGCTGTGCTGCCAAGTTCCGCGAACACTCCCCAAAGGCCGTTTACTACTACTGTAGTTCACATGATTGGAACTTAGTACTATGCAAAAGCAGCAAAGTAAAAGAAATCCATATTATGCTGGATGCGTTAAAACAGTTAGGGATATTTTTCCGATACTCTCCTAAAAGATTTTGA